One stretch of Pigmentiphaga aceris DNA includes these proteins:
- the cydB gene encoding cytochrome d ubiquinol oxidase subunit II, translating to MFDYETLKIIWWVLMVTLMLGFALTGGFDLGVATLLPWVGRTDDERRVAIGTIHATWEGNQTWLITFGGALFAAWPLVYAAGFSVLYIALIFTLFALFLRPLGFDYRDKLKSPRWRNNWDWGLFVGGAFPALVFGVAIGNLFLGLPFTFNADMRISYQGGFFGLFSPFGVFCGVLGLAMLALHGAAWIHLRTDEIVQSRARRATIVLGVVVALLFALGGWWMQHIPGLRVDTIGDLNRALTPFSKTVSAAPGAWLDNMHNWKWVWLAPVAGIAGALLAALGAARRSGWTGLAGSSLAVTGIIVTAGLALFPFVLPSSSSPVSSLTAWDAVSSQKTLGIMLMVVVVMLPIIALYTAWAYRIMRGTITLAHVRDEDRAAY from the coding sequence ATGTTCGACTACGAAACCCTGAAGATCATCTGGTGGGTACTGATGGTCACCCTGATGCTCGGCTTTGCGCTGACCGGCGGCTTCGACCTGGGCGTGGCCACGCTGCTGCCCTGGGTGGGGCGCACCGACGACGAGCGCCGGGTTGCCATCGGCACCATTCACGCCACCTGGGAAGGCAATCAGACTTGGTTGATCACCTTTGGCGGCGCATTGTTCGCGGCCTGGCCGCTGGTCTATGCAGCCGGATTTTCCGTGCTGTACATCGCGCTGATCTTCACGCTGTTTGCGCTGTTCCTGCGGCCGCTGGGCTTTGACTATCGCGACAAGCTGAAGTCGCCGCGCTGGCGCAACAACTGGGACTGGGGCCTGTTCGTGGGCGGCGCGTTCCCGGCACTGGTGTTCGGTGTGGCGATTGGCAATCTGTTCCTGGGCCTGCCCTTCACCTTCAATGCCGATATGCGCATCAGCTACCAGGGCGGCTTCTTTGGTCTGTTCAGCCCGTTTGGCGTGTTCTGCGGTGTGCTGGGTCTGGCGATGCTGGCCCTGCATGGCGCGGCCTGGATTCACCTGCGCACCGATGAAATTGTGCAGTCGCGTGCACGTCGCGCCACCATCGTGTTGGGTGTGGTCGTGGCCCTGCTGTTTGCGCTCGGTGGCTGGTGGATGCAACACATCCCCGGGCTGCGTGTGGACACCATCGGTGACCTCAATCGTGCGCTGACGCCGTTCTCGAAAACCGTCAGTGCCGCACCGGGCGCATGGCTGGACAACATGCACAACTGGAAGTGGGTGTGGCTGGCCCCGGTGGCAGGTATTGCCGGTGCACTGCTTGCCGCCTTGGGTGCCGCGCGTCGTTCGGGCTGGACCGGCCTGGCCGGCAGCAGCCTGGCGGTCACCGGCATCATCGTCACGGCAGGTCTGGCGCTCTTCCCCTTCGTGTTGCCCTCTTCCAGCAGCCCGGTGTCCAGCCTGACGGCCTGGGATGCCGTGTCGAGCCAGAAGACGCTGGGCATCATGTTGATGGTGGTTGTGGTCATGCTGCCGATCATTGCGCTGTATACCGCGTGGGCGTATCGCATCATGCGCGGCACCATCACGCTGGCCCATGTGCGCGACGAAGATCGCGCGGCGTATTGA
- a CDS encoding cytochrome ubiquinol oxidase subunit I, whose translation MTLPTLDVVDLSRLQFAATALYHFIFVPLTLGLSWILVICETVYVMTGREIYKDMTRFWGKLFGINFALGVATGITMEFQFGTNWAYYSHYVGDIFGVPLAVEALMAFFLEATFVGLFFFGWDRMSKTKHLMVTFLVALGSNLSALWILIANGWMQHPVGAEFNFETMRMELTSIADVIFNPVAQVKFVHTLAAGYVAASMFVLGISAWYLLKARDTSFALRSFAVAAGFGLASTLSVIVLGDESGYTIGESQKVKMAAIEAEWETQEAPASITLFGIPNQEEQRTDYAIKMPYLLGMIATRSLDGEVMGIRELKEVHRANILEGMEAYGAMQKLRAGDTSPALRAEFDEHKKNLGYALLLKKYTEHVTDATPAQIQSAVDDSIPRVAPLFFAFRIMVGLGFFFLLMFGAAFYLLVAKKLAPQRWFLKLATWSIPLPFIAIMAGWIVAEYGRQPWTIAGVLPTFLSVSDLSLSQVWFSLIGLVVVYAILLTIEMWLMVKFIRLGPASLHTGRYHGETPAPGDEVLPAVTPHPAIS comes from the coding sequence ATGACACTCCCGACGCTTGATGTCGTCGATCTTTCGCGGCTGCAATTTGCCGCGACGGCGCTGTATCACTTCATCTTCGTGCCCCTGACGCTGGGCCTGTCCTGGATCCTGGTGATCTGTGAGACGGTCTACGTGATGACCGGCCGCGAAATCTACAAAGACATGACCCGCTTCTGGGGCAAGCTTTTCGGCATCAATTTCGCGTTGGGTGTTGCCACTGGCATCACGATGGAATTCCAGTTCGGCACCAACTGGGCCTACTACTCGCATTACGTCGGCGACATCTTCGGCGTGCCGCTGGCCGTCGAAGCCCTGATGGCCTTCTTCCTGGAAGCCACCTTCGTGGGCCTGTTCTTCTTCGGCTGGGACCGCATGTCGAAGACCAAGCACCTGATGGTGACCTTCCTGGTGGCCTTGGGCTCGAACCTGTCGGCGCTGTGGATTCTGATCGCCAACGGCTGGATGCAGCACCCGGTGGGCGCGGAGTTCAACTTCGAGACCATGCGCATGGAACTGACCAGCATCGCGGATGTGATCTTCAATCCGGTGGCGCAGGTGAAGTTTGTGCACACGCTGGCTGCGGGTTATGTGGCGGCGTCGATGTTCGTGTTGGGCATTTCCGCCTGGTATCTGCTGAAGGCACGCGACACCTCGTTCGCGCTGCGTTCGTTTGCGGTCGCGGCGGGCTTCGGTCTGGCATCGACGCTGTCTGTGATCGTGCTGGGCGATGAGTCGGGTTACACGATTGGCGAATCGCAGAAGGTGAAGATGGCCGCCATCGAAGCTGAATGGGAAACCCAGGAAGCCCCGGCATCCATCACCTTGTTCGGCATTCCGAACCAGGAAGAACAGCGCACCGATTACGCCATCAAAATGCCTTATCTGCTGGGCATGATCGCCACCCGCTCGCTGGACGGCGAAGTGATGGGCATTCGTGAGCTGAAGGAAGTCCACCGCGCCAACATTCTGGAAGGCATGGAAGCCTACGGTGCGATGCAGAAGCTGCGCGCAGGCGATACCTCGCCCGCCTTGCGGGCCGAGTTCGACGAGCACAAGAAGAACCTGGGCTACGCGCTGCTGCTGAAGAAGTACACCGAGCACGTGACCGACGCCACGCCTGCACAGATTCAAAGCGCGGTGGACGATTCCATTCCGCGTGTGGCACCGCTCTTCTTTGCCTTCCGCATCATGGTTGGTCTGGGCTTCTTCTTCCTGCTGATGTTCGGTGCCGCGTTCTACCTGCTGGTCGCCAAGAAGCTGGCACCGCAGCGCTGGTTCCTGAAGCTGGCCACTTGGTCGATCCCCCTGCCCTTCATTGCGATCATGGCCGGCTGGATCGTGGCGGAATACGGTCGCCAGCCGTGGACGATTGCAGGCGTGTTGCCCACCTTCCTGTCAGTGTCTGACCTGAGCCTGTCGCAGGTGTGGTTCAGTCTGATCGGCCTGGTCGTGGTGTATGCCATTTTGCTGACGATCGAGATGTGGCTGATGGTGAAGTTCATCCGCCTGGGACCGGCCAGCCTGCATACCGGTCGTTATCACGGCGAGACGCCTGCCCCAGGAGATGAAGTGCTGCCCGCCGTCACCCCTCACCCCGCTATTTCCTGA
- a CDS encoding ABC transporter ATP-binding protein/permease: MSSTAEHDPARAAMSPAQAAWLKTLVAQARGPLRRASAAPVIGGALLIAQAWLLARVIERAVVNGADLATLAPWLFGIAGLVLVRALITRWGDIAGAHAAEGIKRALRDALFAQQLARPPQWSRQASSGELAASMVDQVDALEGYVARYLPARNAVAILPLAFCAFLMPVDWVVGLLLLITAPLIPLFMALVGWGAQSASQRHMQAIARLSGIFADRLRGLTTLRLYGRAQAEADTVTQASEDLRKRTMSVLRIAFLSSAVLEFFAALGVAGVALYVGLSYLDMIAVPGTKMALQAGLFCLLMAPEVYQPLRQFAAHYHDGEAAKAAVTVIAQTFDDLPDVGVSKAGQLDTAAPSQASTHRAVLRSADAAATSIKHTEPTSHQRANTLNVAGSRGLSVHRAASLEVRGLDIVRLARSALEHAQAGLPQQGASSAPQATHDAQSGHHTELVLQDLRFAIGAGEHVALVGESGAGKSTLIEALAGLGSSPTRILLDGIALADWKNGPLRQRIACLGQRAHLFHGSIADNIRLGRRDATDEDVLTAARLACVTDFADRLPAGLNTQIGTRGHGLSGGERQRVALARIFLRDPGLILLDEPTASLDAETEARVLDAIIDFAQGRTLLVATHSDAVAQRMGRMLKIAGNRVHAVANAEARAEPQHSSLGTQAARMDLPPNDSPDALGTRVGDRRTAALADATNQPHHTHALHPSRTGAAT, encoded by the coding sequence ATGAGTTCAACGGCGGAACACGATCCTGCCCGCGCCGCGATGTCACCAGCGCAGGCCGCCTGGCTGAAAACGCTGGTGGCGCAGGCGCGTGGTCCGCTGCGCCGCGCCAGTGCCGCACCGGTGATTGGCGGCGCGTTGCTGATTGCACAAGCGTGGTTGCTGGCGCGGGTGATTGAACGTGCCGTGGTAAATGGTGCGGACTTGGCAACGCTGGCACCGTGGTTGTTTGGTATTGCGGGGCTGGTGCTGGTGCGTGCATTGATTACCCGCTGGGGTGACATTGCCGGCGCGCATGCTGCCGAGGGCATCAAGCGTGCACTGCGCGATGCCTTGTTTGCCCAGCAATTGGCACGACCGCCGCAGTGGTCACGCCAGGCGTCGTCGGGAGAGCTTGCGGCCAGCATGGTCGATCAGGTCGATGCACTGGAAGGCTATGTTGCGCGTTACTTGCCGGCGCGCAATGCGGTGGCGATTCTGCCGCTGGCCTTCTGTGCATTCCTGATGCCGGTGGACTGGGTGGTGGGTTTGCTGCTGCTGATCACCGCGCCGCTGATTCCCCTGTTCATGGCCCTGGTTGGCTGGGGCGCACAGTCTGCCAGCCAGCGTCACATGCAGGCGATTGCGCGCTTGTCCGGCATTTTTGCCGACCGGCTGCGCGGGCTAACGACGCTGCGTTTATATGGCCGTGCGCAGGCCGAAGCCGATACGGTGACGCAAGCCAGCGAAGACCTGCGCAAGCGCACCATGTCGGTGTTGCGCATTGCGTTTCTGTCTTCTGCGGTGCTGGAATTTTTTGCTGCGCTGGGTGTTGCCGGCGTGGCTTTGTATGTGGGCCTGAGTTACCTGGACATGATTGCGGTGCCGGGCACCAAGATGGCCTTGCAGGCAGGTTTGTTCTGCTTGCTGATGGCTCCCGAGGTCTATCAACCGCTGCGCCAGTTTGCGGCGCATTATCACGATGGTGAAGCCGCGAAGGCGGCGGTGACGGTGATTGCGCAGACCTTTGATGATTTGCCGGATGTGGGGGTATCGAAGGCAGGACAGCTCGATACCGCTGCGCCGAGCCAGGCATCCACGCACAGGGCAGTGTTGAGGAGCGCAGATGCTGCGGCAACGTCGATCAAACATACTGAGCCGACCAGCCATCAACGCGCGAATACGCTGAATGTGGCGGGTAGTCGTGGGCTGTCGGTTCATCGAGCGGCATCGCTTGAAGTCCGTGGACTGGACATCGTTCGACTGGCGCGAAGCGCACTCGAACACGCACAGGCGGGGCTGCCGCAACAGGGCGCGTCGTCCGCGCCCCAGGCTACGCACGATGCGCAATCCGGTCATCACACCGAACTGGTTCTGCAGGACCTGCGCTTTGCCATCGGGGCGGGTGAGCATGTTGCGCTGGTGGGTGAAAGCGGTGCGGGCAAATCGACTTTGATCGAAGCGCTGGCGGGGCTGGGCAGCAGCCCGACGCGCATTTTGCTGGATGGCATTGCGCTGGCTGATTGGAAGAACGGCCCGCTGCGTCAGCGCATCGCTTGCCTGGGCCAACGCGCGCACCTGTTCCACGGCAGCATTGCAGACAACATCCGGCTGGGTCGGCGTGACGCGACAGATGAAGACGTGTTGACTGCCGCCCGGCTGGCTTGTGTCACCGACTTTGCTGACCGCTTGCCTGCCGGACTGAACACCCAGATCGGCACGCGCGGTCACGGCTTGTCGGGTGGGGAACGCCAGCGCGTTGCGCTGGCGCGAATTTTTTTGCGCGACCCTGGTTTGATTTTGCTGGACGAGCCTACGGCCTCGCTTGATGCCGAGACGGAAGCACGCGTGCTGGACGCAATCATCGACTTTGCCCAAGGCCGCACGTTGCTGGTGGCCACGCATTCCGATGCGGTCGCGCAGCGTATGGGGCGCATGCTGAAAATTGCAGGCAATCGGGTGCATGCCGTCGCGAATGCTGAAGCGCGGGCCGAACCTCAGCATTCGTCTCTGGGCACGCAGGCAGCACGCATGGACCTGCCGCCCAACGATTCGCCCGACGCACTGGGCACACGTGTTGGCGACCGCCGCACAGCCGCGCTGGCCGACGCGACGAACCAGCCGCATCACACACATGCCCTGCACCCATCACGCACCGGAGCCGCGACATGA
- the cydX gene encoding cytochrome bd-I oxidase subunit CydX, protein MWYFTWLLGLGLALGFGVINVMWLESNYAFGRRQEEITRKRFEDFRSDRDRR, encoded by the coding sequence ATGTGGTATTTCACATGGCTGCTGGGCCTGGGACTGGCCCTGGGCTTCGGCGTGATCAACGTGATGTGGCTGGAAAGCAATTACGCCTTCGGCCGTCGTCAGGAAGAAATCACGCGCAAGCGTTTTGAAGATTTCCGCAGCGATCGCGACCGTCGATGA